In one window of Halorubrum sp. BV1 DNA:
- a CDS encoding anaerobic glycerol-3-phosphate dehydrogenase subunit C, whose amino-acid sequence MTRDTQRGGDDGGRETTDEPGDTTDGSEGATDGSDETPHPEPGVPRVGRDEQPSIFVPDEGDSAGGDAAGLSDRAATDGGVESATGGSDSADLDPDAYDPVDVFPGGDLDLREGADSCYKCTSCDTSCPVAEVDEEFPGPKFQGPEQWRLKRKDDHDIDESITSCSNCMRCDSACPSSVPLSQMHNEARGQFVEEQMEKLSREYIRNRILSNYRFFASIASKVPRLANAAAKIPGAMTIGEKVLGIAGERDFPEFATQTFREWWRERGGAQVENPDKRVAYFHGCYSNYNTPEVGKAMVRVYEHFGYEVMVPPQKCSGTPMFANGMLKDARRHAETNVENLVEAIGEGADVIASCTSCSLSLRQEYPELFDIHGIEDVSEHTFEALEYLRIHEDLDDELAGTELADEQSFAYHAPCHARNQGLSRQAVETFRDVEGVEMEDVGDSCSGISGTYGWKEEKYEKSMEIGAEMFEHMEDAEGDVGMTECPTCAMQMEHGTGYEIKHPLQLLEDTVA is encoded by the coding sequence ATGACACGAGACACACAACGCGGCGGTGACGACGGCGGACGGGAGACGACCGACGAACCGGGAGACACGACCGACGGATCGGAGGGTGCGACCGACGGATCGGACGAAACGCCGCACCCGGAGCCGGGTGTGCCCCGGGTCGGCCGCGACGAGCAGCCGTCGATCTTCGTCCCGGACGAGGGGGACTCGGCGGGGGGAGACGCGGCGGGGCTTTCGGACCGCGCCGCCACCGACGGCGGCGTCGAGAGCGCGACCGGCGGCTCCGACTCCGCGGACCTCGATCCCGACGCCTACGACCCGGTGGACGTGTTCCCCGGCGGCGACCTCGATCTCAGAGAGGGCGCGGACTCCTGTTACAAGTGCACGAGCTGTGACACCTCCTGTCCGGTCGCCGAGGTCGACGAGGAGTTCCCGGGGCCGAAGTTCCAAGGCCCGGAGCAGTGGCGGCTCAAGCGCAAGGACGACCACGACATCGACGAGTCGATCACGTCGTGTTCGAACTGCATGCGGTGTGACTCCGCGTGTCCCTCCTCCGTGCCGCTCTCGCAGATGCACAACGAGGCGCGCGGACAGTTCGTCGAAGAGCAGATGGAGAAGCTCTCGCGGGAGTACATTCGCAATCGGATCCTCTCGAACTACCGCTTTTTCGCCTCCATCGCGAGCAAGGTCCCGCGGCTGGCGAACGCGGCGGCGAAGATCCCGGGCGCGATGACGATAGGCGAGAAGGTTCTCGGAATCGCCGGCGAGCGCGACTTCCCCGAGTTCGCCACCCAGACGTTCCGCGAGTGGTGGCGCGAGCGCGGGGGCGCGCAGGTCGAGAACCCGGACAAGCGGGTCGCGTACTTCCACGGCTGTTACTCGAACTACAACACCCCCGAGGTCGGCAAGGCCATGGTGCGGGTGTACGAGCACTTCGGGTACGAGGTCATGGTGCCGCCCCAGAAGTGCTCCGGGACGCCGATGTTCGCGAACGGAATGCTGAAAGACGCCCGGAGACACGCGGAGACGAACGTCGAGAACCTCGTCGAGGCGATAGGCGAGGGCGCGGACGTGATCGCGTCGTGTACCTCCTGTTCGCTCTCGCTGCGACAGGAGTACCCCGAGCTGTTCGACATCCACGGGATCGAGGACGTCTCAGAGCACACCTTCGAGGCGCTCGAATACCTCCGTATCCACGAGGATCTGGATGACGAGCTGGCGGGCACCGAACTCGCGGACGAGCAGTCGTTCGCGTACCACGCGCCGTGTCACGCCCGCAACCAAGGGCTCTCCCGACAGGCCGTCGAGACGTTCCGCGACGTGGAGGGCGTCGAGATGGAAGACGTCGGCGACTCCTGTTCCGGCATCTCCGGGACCTACGGCTGGAAAGAAGAGAAATACGAGAAATCGATGGAGATCGGCGCGGAGATGTTCGAGCACATGGAGGACGCCGAAGGCGACGTGGGGATGACAGAGTGTCCGACCTGCGCGATGCAGATGGAACACGGCACGGGCTATGAGATCAAACACCCGCTCCAACTGCTCGAAGACACCGTCGCCTGA
- a CDS encoding CRTAC1 family protein — MFTERSDLLAGDDPLRGYGIAVTPGREGPLLFVAGYGEPNRLYARDGDRFVDTACGIVADGTRHGMGVCAADLDADGCEEVYVHNCARGVDGGDPDLLLSRVESDRFRWTDVFALDVNADRLDVRAGRSVAALDRLGTGRYGVAVSGYAAPLAFYELGDDGEITDMAEAVGLTVDGGCRSLLSVPDCSGEGDLFAGVERGANRLFRNDGGHYDGSADIPALADPSGDTRGAALVDEGGTFAFAIGNEGGPNRLLRRTGSGSFSDVATDSLRGPHRVRTVVAADFDNDGREELFYNAAGEPNRLYERVGERCVERAGGHDTRWRRVDPGPAAEPDGFGTGAVAADLDGDGVLELIVVHGEVAAQPISVYRHSDAADADWLRLRPSTRYGAPARGAVVTLDTTAGTQCRAIDAGGGCLCQTEPVAHFGLGDATPVSATVRWPDGRERTLTDLPTNASIGVEHPSNLAVTRRRGGRVGGSSAGR; from the coding sequence ATGTTCACGGAGCGGTCGGACCTCCTCGCGGGCGACGACCCACTTCGCGGCTACGGAATCGCGGTGACGCCGGGCCGGGAGGGACCGCTCCTGTTCGTCGCCGGCTACGGAGAGCCGAACCGCCTGTACGCCCGCGACGGCGACCGCTTCGTCGACACCGCCTGTGGGATCGTCGCCGACGGGACCCGCCACGGGATGGGCGTCTGCGCCGCCGACCTCGACGCCGACGGCTGCGAGGAGGTGTACGTTCACAACTGTGCGAGAGGCGTCGACGGCGGCGATCCGGACCTGCTCTTGAGCCGTGTCGAATCGGACCGGTTCCGCTGGACCGACGTGTTCGCGCTCGACGTGAACGCGGACCGGCTCGACGTCCGCGCGGGCCGGTCTGTGGCCGCGCTCGACCGGCTCGGAACGGGACGGTACGGGGTCGCCGTCTCCGGGTACGCCGCGCCGCTCGCGTTCTACGAACTCGGCGACGACGGCGAGATAACGGACATGGCAGAAGCCGTCGGTCTCACGGTCGACGGCGGCTGCCGCTCGCTGCTCTCAGTTCCCGACTGCTCCGGCGAGGGCGACCTGTTCGCCGGTGTCGAACGGGGAGCGAATCGGCTGTTCCGGAACGACGGTGGTCACTACGACGGGTCCGCCGATATCCCGGCGCTCGCGGACCCGTCCGGCGACACTCGTGGTGCCGCGCTCGTCGACGAGGGCGGGACGTTCGCGTTCGCCATCGGCAACGAGGGCGGGCCGAACCGGCTCCTCCGCCGGACCGGCTCCGGATCGTTTTCGGACGTCGCGACGGATTCGCTCCGCGGTCCTCACCGCGTCCGAACGGTCGTCGCCGCCGACTTCGACAACGACGGCCGGGAGGAACTGTTCTACAACGCCGCCGGGGAGCCGAACCGGCTCTACGAGCGCGTCGGCGAGCGATGCGTCGAGCGCGCCGGCGGCCACGACACGCGCTGGCGGCGCGTCGACCCCGGACCCGCCGCCGAGCCGGACGGGTTCGGCACGGGTGCGGTCGCCGCGGACCTCGACGGCGACGGTGTCCTCGAACTGATCGTCGTCCACGGCGAGGTCGCCGCACAGCCGATCTCTGTGTATCGGCATTCTGACGCCGCAGACGCCGACTGGCTTCGGCTCCGGCCGTCGACTCGGTATGGAGCCCCCGCCCGCGGCGCGGTCGTCACCCTCGACACGACGGCCGGGACCCAGTGTCGCGCTATCGACGCCGGCGGGGGCTGTCTCTGTCAGACCGAGCCGGTGGCGCACTTCGGCCTCGGAGACGCGACGCCGGTCAGCGCGACCGTCCGCTGGCCCGACGGACGCGAGCGGACCCTGACAGACCTCCCGACGAACGCGTCGATCGGCGTCGAACACCCGTCGAACCTGGCCGTGACGCGACGGCGCGGCGGGCGAGTCGGGGGGTCGTCCGCGGGGCGGTGA
- the glpA gene encoding anaerobic glycerol-3-phosphate dehydrogenase subunit GlpA, translating to MDRQVDVVVVGGGSTGCGVVRDLARRGVEVVLVEKGNLTHGTTGRMHGLLHSGGRYAVSDQKSARECIEENRVLRDIAAHCVEETGGLFVKRPEDSEEYFQEKLEGCRACDIPAEVIDGEEARRREPYLARDVEKAIALPDGAVDPFRLCVSNAADAREHGARIETHAPVTDVLVEDGEVVGVEIEHETGPGKRVHREPGTTEEIRARHVVNATGAWAGNVGEMAGVDVEVRPSKGVMTVMNTRQVDTVINRCRPKGDADIIVPHETACILGTTDEEVDDPEDYPEEDWEVDLMIETLSELVPELKNARTLRSFWGVRPLYEPPGTGTEDPTDITRDYFLLDHGDRDDLPGMTTIVGGKLTTYRMMAESISDHVCDALGHEATCDTADAPLPGSESPARMNELMDEFGLRSPVARRSGQRLGSRADDVLEGVDPNPVVCECEGVTRAEVRNAIDEAGSDLNAVRLRTRASMGNCQGGFCSHRIAAELAREYPEPVVRDAEDELYQERWKGQRHALWGRQLSQAMLNHLLHATTMNRDGDPAGLDGAVDFDAFDAGADADAAGSDASEPAGTAAADGGRVGENAGSSGVTDGDR from the coding sequence ATGGACAGACAGGTGGACGTCGTCGTCGTCGGTGGGGGGTCGACGGGATGCGGCGTCGTCAGGGACCTGGCGCGACGGGGGGTAGAGGTGGTCCTCGTCGAGAAGGGGAACCTGACGCACGGGACGACGGGTCGCATGCACGGACTGTTACACAGCGGGGGACGGTACGCCGTCTCGGACCAGAAGAGCGCCCGCGAGTGTATCGAGGAGAACCGGGTGCTCCGCGACATCGCGGCCCACTGCGTCGAGGAGACCGGCGGGCTGTTCGTGAAGCGTCCGGAGGACTCGGAGGAGTACTTTCAGGAGAAACTGGAGGGATGCCGCGCCTGCGACATCCCCGCCGAGGTGATAGACGGCGAGGAGGCGCGGCGGCGCGAGCCGTACCTCGCGCGCGACGTGGAGAAGGCGATCGCCTTACCCGACGGCGCGGTCGACCCCTTCCGACTCTGCGTGTCGAACGCGGCCGACGCCCGCGAGCACGGCGCGCGGATCGAGACCCACGCGCCGGTCACCGACGTGCTCGTCGAGGACGGCGAGGTCGTCGGCGTCGAGATCGAACACGAGACGGGGCCCGGCAAGCGGGTCCACCGCGAGCCGGGGACGACGGAGGAGATCCGCGCGCGCCACGTCGTCAACGCGACCGGCGCGTGGGCGGGAAACGTCGGAGAGATGGCCGGCGTCGACGTGGAGGTTCGCCCCTCGAAGGGCGTGATGACGGTGATGAACACCCGGCAGGTCGACACCGTAATCAACCGCTGTCGACCCAAGGGCGACGCCGACATCATCGTCCCTCACGAGACCGCCTGCATTCTCGGAACGACGGACGAGGAGGTCGACGACCCCGAGGACTACCCCGAGGAGGACTGGGAAGTGGATCTGATGATCGAGACCCTCTCCGAGCTCGTGCCGGAGCTCAAGAACGCCCGGACGCTCCGGTCGTTCTGGGGCGTCCGGCCGCTGTACGAGCCGCCGGGAACCGGAACCGAAGATCCGACCGACATCACGCGCGACTATTTCCTCCTCGATCACGGCGACCGCGACGACCTCCCGGGGATGACGACCATCGTCGGCGGGAAGCTCACCACGTACCGGATGATGGCGGAGTCCATCTCCGACCACGTCTGCGACGCGCTCGGCCACGAGGCGACCTGTGACACCGCCGACGCACCGCTCCCCGGCTCCGAGAGTCCGGCGCGGATGAACGAGCTGATGGACGAGTTCGGCCTCCGCTCGCCGGTCGCCCGACGGTCGGGCCAGCGGCTCGGATCCCGCGCCGACGACGTGCTGGAGGGCGTCGACCCCAACCCCGTCGTCTGCGAGTGCGAGGGCGTCACGCGCGCGGAGGTTCGAAATGCTATCGACGAGGCCGGCAGCGACCTCAACGCGGTCCGGCTCCGCACCCGCGCCTCGATGGGTAACTGTCAGGGCGGGTTCTGTTCACACCGGATCGCCGCGGAGCTGGCGCGAGAGTACCCCGAACCGGTCGTCCGCGACGCCGAAGACGAGCTGTATCAGGAACGCTGGAAGGGACAGCGGCACGCGCTGTGGGGCCGGCAGCTCTCGCAGGCGATGTTGAACCACCTGCTGCACGCGACGACGATGAACCGCGACGGCGACCCGGCGGGCCTCGACGGCGCGGTGGACTTCGACGCGTTCGACGCAGGAGCCGACGCCGACGCGGCCGGGTCGGACGCCTCCGAACCCGCCGGAACCGCCGCGGCCGACGGCGGCCGAGTCGGCGAGAACGCCGGGAGCAGCGGGGTGACCGATGGCGATCGATAG
- the glpB gene encoding glycerol-3-phosphate dehydrogenase subunit GlpB has product MAIDSDVLVVGGGIAAITSAVAAAREGADVRLVSHKSSTLRQASGLIDALGYVPATEPATPLREGPPTAGRELDRDEWPDPEGPLSDPFEGIERLPDSHPYRIVGAEALREGLALFDDLVGDAYRGGHTDRNALVPTFGGSVKPTARYPAAAEAGLASDNRPTLIVGFRSLTEYDARAFAGRLEAAGVPFDVAGAEVEFVEAFRADTKVTRIAKALDHDEEIDGTPAREALAKAVAPHLHDAEDEAGGVERVDRVGFPAFLGDDRGNEVRAELADRLGADVFEIPMGPPSLPGLRLEDRLYDALADAGVRFETGNPVVGIDAAADGRVEAVGVDRKGRETPYAADAFVLATGGLVGKGLDSDRDGVREPVFDLHVDQPTDRYEWFVDDVFGDQPYARFGVRPDERCRPLDADGEVQYENVFAAGGVVGGADVAREKSASGVSLATGVTAGREAATEANE; this is encoded by the coding sequence ATGGCGATCGATAGCGACGTCCTCGTCGTCGGCGGCGGGATCGCGGCGATCACGTCTGCTGTCGCGGCGGCCCGCGAGGGCGCGGACGTCCGGCTCGTCTCGCACAAATCGAGCACGCTCCGGCAGGCCTCCGGACTGATAGACGCGCTCGGGTACGTCCCGGCGACGGAGCCCGCGACGCCGCTTCGCGAGGGGCCGCCGACGGCGGGCCGCGAACTCGACCGCGACGAGTGGCCGGACCCGGAGGGGCCGCTTTCCGACCCGTTCGAGGGGATCGAACGGCTTCCCGACTCGCATCCGTACCGGATCGTCGGCGCGGAGGCGCTCCGCGAGGGGCTCGCGCTCTTCGACGACCTCGTCGGCGACGCCTACCGCGGTGGCCACACCGACCGCAACGCCCTCGTTCCGACGTTCGGCGGGAGCGTGAAGCCGACCGCGCGGTACCCCGCGGCCGCCGAGGCTGGACTCGCGAGCGACAACCGGCCGACGCTCATCGTCGGGTTCCGGTCGCTCACGGAGTACGACGCGCGGGCGTTCGCGGGGCGGCTCGAGGCGGCCGGCGTCCCGTTCGACGTCGCCGGCGCGGAAGTCGAGTTCGTGGAGGCGTTCCGCGCCGACACGAAGGTGACGCGGATCGCGAAGGCGCTCGACCACGACGAGGAGATCGACGGGACGCCCGCTCGCGAGGCGCTCGCGAAGGCGGTCGCGCCGCACCTCCACGACGCCGAAGACGAGGCGGGCGGCGTCGAGCGCGTCGACCGCGTGGGGTTCCCGGCGTTCCTCGGGGACGACCGGGGGAACGAGGTGCGCGCCGAACTCGCCGACCGGCTCGGTGCGGACGTGTTCGAGATTCCGATGGGGCCGCCGAGCCTGCCGGGGCTCCGGCTCGAAGACCGGCTGTACGACGCGCTCGCCGACGCAGGCGTCCGGTTCGAAACCGGCAACCCCGTCGTGGGGATCGACGCGGCCGCGGACGGGCGAGTCGAGGCCGTCGGCGTTGACCGGAAGGGCCGGGAGACGCCGTACGCCGCCGACGCGTTCGTGCTGGCGACTGGAGGGCTGGTCGGGAAGGGACTCGACTCCGATCGGGATGGGGTCCGCGAGCCCGTCTTCGACCTGCACGTCGACCAGCCCACGGACCGCTACGAGTGGTTCGTCGACGACGTGTTCGGCGACCAGCCGTACGCCCGGTTCGGGGTGCGCCCCGACGAGCGGTGTCGGCCGCTGGACGCGGACGGGGAGGTACAGTACGAGAACGTCTTCGCGGCCGGCGGGGTCGTCGGCGGCGCGGACGTGGCGAGAGAGAAATCCGCGAGCGGGGTGTCGCTCGCGACCGGCGTGACGGCCGGACGAGAGGCGGCGACGGAGGCGAACGAATGA
- the glpK gene encoding glycerol kinase GlpK, producing the protein MTQYVGAIDQGTTGTRFMVFDHGGQVVANAYEQHEQIYPNPGWVEHDPIEIWENTQQVVLDGLADAGLEADQLDAIGITNQRETTIVWDKDSGKPVHNALVWQDRRTTDRVEELQEADMVEEIREKTGLEADAYFSATKTEWILDNAEPLKMQSSRGGDLRDRAREGELVMGTIDSWLIYNLTGNHITDVTNASRTMLYNIRDLEWDDELLAEFDVPKEMVPEVRPSSDEEYYGHTDADGFLGEEIPVAGALGDQQAALFGQTCFDEGDAKNTYGTGSFYLMNTGTDAVESDHGLLTTIGFQMSGEPVQYALEGSIFITGAAIEWLEDVDLINNAAQTAELARSVDSTDGVYMVPAFTGLGAPHWDGRARGTIVGMTRGTSKEHIVRATLESIAYQTRDVAEAMEADSGVETTSLRVDGGAVKNNFLCQLQSDIIQTDIARPEVDETTALGSAYAAGLAVGYWDTVDELRDNWQVDREFTPEKSQSEVDPLYDRWGDAVEKSLDWAQEE; encoded by the coding sequence ATGACACAGTACGTCGGTGCGATAGACCAGGGGACGACTGGCACCCGCTTTATGGTGTTCGACCACGGCGGGCAGGTCGTCGCGAACGCTTACGAACAACACGAACAGATCTACCCCAATCCCGGCTGGGTCGAACACGACCCGATCGAGATCTGGGAGAACACACAACAGGTCGTGCTCGACGGCCTCGCTGACGCCGGCCTCGAAGCTGACCAGCTTGATGCGATCGGGATCACGAACCAGCGCGAGACGACGATCGTCTGGGACAAAGACTCCGGAAAGCCGGTTCACAATGCCTTGGTCTGGCAGGACCGCCGAACGACCGACCGCGTCGAGGAGCTACAGGAGGCCGACATGGTCGAGGAGATTCGCGAGAAGACCGGCCTCGAAGCCGACGCGTACTTCTCTGCGACGAAGACCGAGTGGATCCTCGACAACGCGGAGCCGCTCAAGATGCAGAGTTCCCGCGGCGGCGACCTCCGCGACCGCGCCCGCGAAGGCGAACTGGTGATGGGTACGATCGACTCGTGGCTCATCTACAACCTCACGGGTAATCACATCACAGACGTCACGAACGCGTCCCGGACGATGCTGTACAACATCCGGGACTTAGAGTGGGACGACGAACTGCTGGCGGAGTTCGACGTACCGAAGGAGATGGTGCCCGAGGTACGCCCCTCCTCAGACGAGGAGTACTACGGCCACACCGACGCGGACGGCTTCCTCGGCGAGGAAATCCCCGTCGCCGGCGCTTTGGGCGACCAGCAGGCCGCGCTGTTCGGCCAGACCTGCTTCGACGAGGGCGACGCGAAGAACACCTACGGGACCGGCTCCTTCTACCTGATGAACACGGGCACCGACGCCGTCGAGTCCGACCACGGACTCTTGACGACCATCGGCTTCCAGATGTCCGGCGAGCCCGTTCAGTACGCGCTCGAAGGGTCGATATTCATCACCGGTGCCGCAATCGAGTGGCTCGAAGACGTCGATCTGATCAACAACGCCGCACAGACCGCCGAACTCGCGCGGTCCGTCGATTCGACCGACGGCGTCTACATGGTCCCGGCGTTCACGGGGCTCGGCGCGCCTCACTGGGACGGTCGCGCCCGCGGCACCATCGTCGGGATGACTCGCGGCACAAGCAAGGAGCACATCGTCCGCGCGACGCTCGAATCGATCGCCTACCAGACGCGCGACGTCGCGGAGGCGATGGAGGCCGATTCCGGCGTGGAGACGACGAGCCTCCGCGTCGACGGCGGCGCGGTGAAGAACAACTTCCTCTGTCAGCTCCAGTCCGACATCATCCAGACGGACATCGCGCGACCGGAAGTCGACGAGACGACCGCGCTCGGATCCGCGTACGCGGCCGGGCTCGCCGTCGGCTACTGGGACACCGTCGACGAACTCCGCGACAACTGGCAGGTCGACCGAGAGTTCACGCCCGAAAAGAGCCAGTCCGAGGTCGACCCGCTGTACGACCGCTGGGGCGACGCCGTCGAAAAGTCTCTCGACTGGGCACAGGAGGAATAG
- a CDS encoding Cdc6/Cdc18 family protein has translation MNIDDRIERRLGYDIGAGVLVDLEAVSPISHVDSPVGRGPAFERLLDVFEPAFSGRLPPSAYIHGPKGSGKSAIVSALFGRLAAHSGPRQAIQTSTRAIEPTLPGFVYVDARLAATRFRLYHATLDAVSDEPVPEHGVSTEGLAEKLRSAMRTGPDLVVAVDHVNEPETPAPMTVVEWLDEVGSGIVPVCLGRQSPDAIDWEASESVAFEPYRRHVLVELLTSRCSTGLGRDAVTHDQIREVSEWAEGDAHDALAAITGAAVTAEREGASTIRPRDLDAGIAEITKPGVALGRVLSLSESRIRLLYELVSLPESDRKSVSAATETIASRPTVDLSASTVRRVLYELADAGLLDRVTVARSDGKGRPPSRLVPRFPTLVFRELFDRPR, from the coding sequence GTGAACATCGACGACCGGATCGAGCGCCGGCTCGGATACGACATCGGTGCCGGCGTCCTCGTCGATCTCGAAGCCGTTTCGCCGATCTCTCACGTCGACTCTCCCGTCGGTCGGGGGCCGGCCTTCGAGCGGCTGCTGGACGTCTTCGAGCCGGCCTTCTCCGGTAGACTCCCGCCGAGCGCCTACATCCACGGTCCGAAGGGGAGCGGGAAGTCCGCGATCGTCTCTGCGTTGTTCGGTCGGCTCGCGGCGCACAGCGGCCCGCGGCAGGCGATCCAGACGTCGACCCGAGCGATCGAGCCGACGCTTCCCGGGTTCGTCTACGTCGACGCGCGGCTGGCAGCCACGCGGTTCCGACTGTACCACGCCACGCTCGACGCGGTGAGCGACGAACCGGTGCCTGAACACGGGGTCAGCACGGAGGGACTCGCGGAGAAGCTCCGCAGCGCGATGCGGACGGGGCCGGACCTCGTCGTCGCGGTCGACCATGTGAACGAGCCGGAGACGCCCGCTCCGATGACCGTCGTCGAGTGGCTCGACGAGGTGGGTAGCGGGATCGTCCCGGTGTGTCTGGGTCGACAGTCGCCGGACGCGATCGATTGGGAGGCGTCGGAGTCGGTCGCCTTCGAGCCGTACCGCCGGCACGTCCTCGTCGAGCTGTTGACCAGCCGGTGTTCGACCGGTCTCGGCCGCGACGCGGTCACCCACGACCAGATCCGAGAGGTCAGCGAGTGGGCTGAGGGGGACGCACACGACGCGCTCGCGGCGATCACGGGGGCTGCGGTCACGGCCGAGCGCGAGGGAGCGTCGACGATCCGGCCGCGCGACCTCGACGCGGGCATAGCGGAGATCACGAAACCCGGCGTCGCTCTCGGACGCGTCCTCTCGCTTTCGGAGAGCCGAATACGCCTCCTCTACGAACTCGTGAGTCTTCCCGAGTCGGACCGGAAGTCGGTGAGCGCCGCGACCGAGACGATCGCCTCGCGGCCGACCGTCGACCTGTCGGCCTCGACCGTGCGCCGCGTCCTCTACGAGCTTGCGGACGCCGGCCTCCTCGACCGAGTGACCGTCGCCCGGAGCGACGGCAAGGGTCGCCCGCCGAGCCGGCTCGTTCCGCGGTTCCCCACGCTCGTGTTCCGCGAACTGTTCGACCGCCCTCGATAA